GACTAGATGAGATGATAATGATAAAAGACAACCATATTGCAGTAGAGGGTTCATTGTCAGCACTAATAAAAAAAGCAAAGAAAAAATACAAAAAATTCGAAATTGAAGTTGAAAATATACCAGATGCAATTCTTGCGGCAAGAGAAGGTGCAACTATCATCATGTTAGATAATTTTCCTCCATCAAAAATTAAAAAAACAATCAAAGTTCTAAAAAACAAAAAATTACGTAGTAAAGTGATGCTTGAAGCATCAGGTGGAATTAATTCAAAAAATATTCACAATTATGGAAAAACAGGAGTAGATATAATTTCTGTTGGAAGCATTACAAATTCTGTAAAAGGAATTGATATGAGTTTAGAGATCTAAGACTCTAGTTGAGATAATAGTTCTGCTACTGATTTATTTTTTGGATCAATCTCTTTAATTTTATCACAGCACTGAATTGCAAGTTTATTTTCATTTAATTTTTGATGAGAATAAGCCTTTAACAACAAGACATCAATATCATAAGAACCAATTTCAAGGGCCTTACCAAAGTAAGAGATTGCTGTTCTATACTTCTTTTTGAGATAACATATTCCTCCTACAGTAAACAAAACATCATGATTGTTAGGAACTTTGGCCAAATATTCTGTGCCTGATTTTAGTGCCTCATCATATTTTTTTTCTTTGACCAATTTTTGGAGTTCTTTGATCTTTGCTACATTTTTTTTCTTTTGAGGATCTTTTGGTTCTCGTCTAAACAATCCAACCAAAGCAATTCACGTTGATTAGCTGATTTCAAGCATTCTATCAATTGCTAAACGAGCTTTGTCTGCAATTTCTTTAGGTACTGTGATGACATTTTTTTCATTTACTAATGCATCATATACTTTCTCAAGTGTAATCATCTTCATGTATTGACATTCAGCCTTATCTGATGCTGGAATGAATGTTTTGCCAGGATTTTGTTGTCGCATCTTATATAAAATTCCAGTTTCAGTTGCAACAACAAAATTCTTTGCGGTAGATTGACTGACATGATTTAGCATTCCTTCAGTTGAAAGAATTGAAACTTTTTTATCATCATAACTTCCATCTGCAACATCATACATCATAGGAGTAGTACAACTACATTCAGGATGAATGACAAATTCTGCATCTTTAATTGAATCTATTTTCTTAATCACATCTTCAGCTGTTATTCCTGCATGTACATGACATTCACCAGCCCAAATATGCATATTTTTTCTACCAGTAACTTTGGCAACATAAGATCCCAAAAACATATCAGGTAAGAATAAAATTTCTTTATCTTCTGGAATTGCTTTCACAACATTAATTGCATTAGATGATGTACAACAATAATCAAGTTCTGCTTTAATCTCAGCTGTTGTATTCACATATCCTACTGTAATTGCACCAGGATGCTGTTTCTTCCAATTTCTTAATTCATCTACAGTAATTGAATCAGACAACGAACATCCAGCTTCCAAGTCTGGCAGTAAAACTTTTTTTTCTGGACTAATTATTGCAGCAGTTTCTGCCATAAAGTTAACACCGCAAAACAGAATAGTTTTTTGTGATACTGTAGCTGCTTGTCTTGAAAGCCCTAAAGAGTCTCCTGTAAAATCTGCTACGTCTTGTACATCTGGAATTTGGTAATTATGTGCTAAAATTACCACATCTTTCTCCTTCTTGAGCCGTATTATTTCATCTTTGAGCTCTGATGATTGTTGTACAAGCATGATACATGAAAAAGTGGAATTTGAGGTGATTTAAAGAAAGGGAAGATGTCTAGAATTCTCTGAAATCCCATCAAATGTGGCAATTATTGCCATATTACGTTCCAATTTGAATCTCATTAGTGCAATATTTTCTCAATGTTTCAATTGCAGATAATATTGCCAGTCTACTTGTTTTAGGATTATTTGGATCTGGAAAATTCTCAATAGTAAAAGTCATCTTTCCAAATCTTCCTGCAGCTTCAATTTGATGAGTGTTTTTATCAGTGTCAGGATCAGCCATAATTTTTACTCTAGTTTTTTCACTTCCAATTCCTGTTAGGGATAATAATGCTGCAACATTGATGTTTGCAGGAAACAACGATACTGCTTCTTTTGCAGTGCCCTCAAAAATTTTAGTGACTGAATCAATTTTATCGAGATCTATTTTGGAATTTTCAAAAAACTTTGCGCCCTTTAGTGAACGTGGGTGTTTTGTAGTAGTAATTAAGAGAGATTCTAATTCTTTTCTTACTGACTTAATTCCATCCAGTCCAGCAATTGCCCCAGAAGGAAGATAGATAGTTTTTTTGAAATCTCTGCATGCATCATACAAAATATCATAAATCGATTCATCAAGTAGTGCACCAACACTCATTATCATTAGATCACGTTTATTTTGTAAAACACTCAATCCTACATCTTTTACTGCGTCTTGTGATGCTGCTTCAACAACAATGTCAACAGGATGAGAAGATAAAAGATGAGAATTTTCAACAATAATGGGTTTATTTTTTAATTTTTCAACAAGGGATTCAGATGCACTCTTAGAGCCATCATATACATGAGTTAGAGTAGCAGGAATTTCTCCTGAATCAATAGCTAGTGCAATTTGAGTTCCAATTGCACCACATCCCAGTAAAGCAATTTTTTTCATGCAATAATGCTAGAATTTATCACTTAATTAATTCTAGTCCAATTTTTTATAATGTTGAATTTTCTTGAAAAATAGACCAAACCAATTACAGATATGCCTAGAATTATAATTGCAGATGCACCAAATTCTGGAATTACCTTTGTTCCAATAATCTCAATATTTTTGGTATCTTCTGAAATAATAAATCCAATTACATAGTCATTAGGAAATTTCATCAAATCATATCTAGTATCAATACCATTAACTATCACTGTAAATTTTTCACCATCTGCATAAATGACATCTTCTGGCACTCTTACCCAAAAATCAGTTTTTTCAGGGACGGTTTCCATTACTATTTCAAGGGATTTTCTCTCTTCATTAATGCTCATTGAAGATAAAATTGGGAAAACTGAGTTGGAACCCATTGCGTCAAGACTCCCATGATATCCATAGTAGACATCATAAGACACGTCATCGAAAGTAAAGGTCACTTTTTCTGCTTCTAGTTGAGAAATGTCTAGGTATTGGGCAAATGCTTCAGGATTAAAGACATGTTCTGCAAATGCAAAGCCAGATGTAGGGATTATCAAGAGTAAAATAAAGAACATTAAATGAAAAATCATATTAAAATAATTCATTTTATTAAATTTAAGAAGAAGGCAGATTCTCAATCATGGTTTTATTATGAACAAATCATACTCAATGCTTTTTTAATTAAAAAAATCAATTACAATTCATGATGAATTATCAAAGTTTGATTTTTAGTGTATTTTTTTCACTTTTAATATTTTCAATTGGATTTCCAGCAAATGCTGTAATAGAATCGCCAAAAAAACAAATGATTGAAGGCACTACAGCAGAAGACATTCTATGTAAAGAAGGTTTAGAGTTAGTAATTAGAATAAATGGATATCCAGCATGTGTTAAACCAGAAACTGCTGACAGGATGGAAAAAAGAGGGCTAATCATCATTCCTTTAAAATTTACTGATCTTAAGCAGAACAGCATACCAACAAAAATTGCAGAAAAAGAAATCCAAACTGTTCCTGCATCAAATAGGTCAATAGTGAATTTTTACATCACTGATCAGGATTTGAATGTCGCTCATAATGGAGTTGAAATTGTATCAACTGAGGGATTGTTTGAATTTACAATTAATGGAATTCCAATTAATGGTCCAAAAGAAATGATAGAAACAGGTCCCAATACAGGTCAATTTTATTTAAAATTAGAATTGCCTGATACAATCAACGGAAAGCCAATTAGTCAAGATGACATCGTAGTGATAAAATATTTAGACGAATCAGATTATTCGGGAGAAAAAAGAACACTAGTCAAATCAATTCCTCTTAGTGCAACATATGCTAATTTCCAATCAAATGGAGGTTCAAGAATTGGTCATGAGTTTACACTTAGGATTTATGAGCCAGATGCAAATAGGGATTCAAAAAATGAAGACAAAATTCCCCTAAGTGAATTTGAGTTTAAAGTAAAAGGTGGAATTAAAACAACACTTGCAAATCCCAAATTTGATGCTAATAGAAGTTTCCTAGTTGAAACAGGTCCTAACACAAGTACATTTGAAGTTCAAATAAAAATCCCTAGAGAGATAGACGGTAAAGTAATTCACATTGGAGATACTTATGAAATTACATATCTTGACAGAAGTACACCTTCTGGAGATAATGAAAAGACAGTTTTGAAAGGAAGAATTGGATAGATCGTTTTGATGGATCAGTTTTGTCAAGGTTTGATATAACCTAAAGATTTTATTCAAACAAACGAACTATTGTTGTGCTCAATACTGTTTACAAGGATGCAATTATCAACAGAGACAAAATGTTATCAATTCTCAAAGGGCCCAAATTTGAGCAAATTTTACAAAAAGCACGAGAAAATTGGGTAGAATTTACGCCTAGCAAAGAAGAAGCAGTCACAGCAGGAATCGATAGTAGTTTTAACAACACTAAATTTCAAGGAATTGAGCTTTGGGCAACAACTGCAGTTTCAATTAAATCAGATGGAGAGATATTGGTGGATTTGCATGATTCAGGATTAGGTTCAGATACTGATCTTTCAAGAATCGCAAGCAAAATGGAGATTGAAGCTTGTGAGAAAACTGTTGACATAGTGGATTTAGTTTTAATGGATGGCTCACTTCATTCTCAGTTTATGACAAGACAATCATCGCTTGATTCATTGGTTGTAAAAACTATGAGAAAAAAAGACAATGTGATATTTATTGCAAAAACATCAAACACTAAAAAACAATTTGAAGGATTAGGTTCTTTGGCAGGAGATATTTTTTATTATAATCATGTAACTAATGGTCCTGGTTTTAGTAAAATATTTGTAGAAAAAAAATATGGAGCTGACAAAGTAATTTCATCAACCTTTGTTAGATTAAGTGATTCAACACCAATTATCAAACTAGAATTTTTAGGAACACAGCATGACGATAATGAAATTAAATCAGTAATGAACAAATTATTCAAAACCAGTGTAGGAGGATATCCATATGCACTAAAATTAGCTCATAATAACTGTAAAATATCTGATAAAGAGCTTTCAAAAATGGTGAGTTTATTGGGATTAAGTAATGAGATAGGTTCAAGAGAGGTATTA
The window above is part of the Nitrosopumilus sp. genome. Proteins encoded here:
- a CDS encoding tetratricopeptide repeat protein, coding for MVGLFRREPKDPQKKKNVAKIKELQKLVKEKKYDEALKSGTEYLAKVPNNHDVLFTVGGICYLKKKYRTAISYFGKALEIGSYDIDVLLLKAYSHQKLNENKLAIQCCDKIKEIDPKNKSVAELLSQLES
- the nadA gene encoding quinolinate synthase NadA, producing MLVQQSSELKDEIIRLKKEKDVVILAHNYQIPDVQDVADFTGDSLGLSRQAATVSQKTILFCGVNFMAETAAIISPEKKVLLPDLEAGCSLSDSITVDELRNWKKQHPGAITVGYVNTTAEIKAELDYCCTSSNAINVVKAIPEDKEILFLPDMFLGSYVAKVTGRKNMHIWAGECHVHAGITAEDVIKKIDSIKDAEFVIHPECSCTTPMMYDVADGSYDDKKVSILSTEGMLNHVSQSTAKNFVVATETGILYKMRQQNPGKTFIPASDKAECQYMKMITLEKVYDALVNEKNVITVPKEIADKARLAIDRMLEIS
- a CDS encoding aspartate dehydrogenase, with amino-acid sequence MKKIALLGCGAIGTQIALAIDSGEIPATLTHVYDGSKSASESLVEKLKNKPIIVENSHLLSSHPVDIVVEAASQDAVKDVGLSVLQNKRDLMIMSVGALLDESIYDILYDACRDFKKTIYLPSGAIAGLDGIKSVRKELESLLITTTKHPRSLKGAKFFENSKIDLDKIDSVTKIFEGTAKEAVSLFPANINVAALLSLTGIGSEKTRVKIMADPDTDKNTHQIEAAGRFGKMTFTIENFPDPNNPKTSRLAILSAIETLRKYCTNEIQIGT
- a CDS encoding PEFG-CTERM sorting domain-containing protein, with the translated sequence MIIPTSGFAFAEHVFNPEAFAQYLDISQLEAEKVTFTFDDVSYDVYYGYHGSLDAMGSNSVFPILSSMSINEERKSLEIVMETVPEKTDFWVRVPEDVIYADGEKFTVIVNGIDTRYDLMKFPNDYVIGFIISEDTKNIEIIGTKVIPEFGASAIIILGISVIGLVYFSRKFNIIKNWTRIN
- a CDS encoding DNA double-strand break repair nuclease NurA, producing MLSILKGPKFEQILQKARENWVEFTPSKEEAVTAGIDSSFNNTKFQGIELWATTAVSIKSDGEILVDLHDSGLGSDTDLSRIASKMEIEACEKTVDIVDLVLMDGSLHSQFMTRQSSLDSLVVKTMRKKDNVIFIAKTSNTKKQFEGLGSLAGDIFYYNHVTNGPGFSKIFVEKKYGADKVISSTFVRLSDSTPIIKLEFLGTQHDDNEIKSVMNKLFKTSVGGYPYALKLAHNNCKISDKELSKMVSLLGLSNEIGSREVLG